A region from the Arthrobacter gengyunqii genome encodes:
- a CDS encoding MarR family winged helix-turn-helix transcriptional regulator, producing MKDYLDRAKEQWDALPQVSVEPSGIIPRISRLAQLVQMRGDAVLQEFQLTRGEAELLFLLTRTGRPMTPSEIAADLLTSAAGTTKRIAKLVDAGLVIRTVNPLDGRGALIDPTPAASVLVHRVLAATAQHEAEMIAHLPEAVRIQLAGHLRALLSGLEAQDGSPG from the coding sequence GTGAAGGATTATCTGGATCGGGCGAAAGAACAGTGGGATGCGCTGCCGCAGGTCAGCGTCGAGCCGTCAGGCATCATTCCGCGCATCAGCCGGCTGGCGCAGTTGGTCCAGATGCGCGGCGACGCCGTGCTGCAGGAATTCCAGCTCACCCGCGGCGAGGCGGAGCTGTTGTTCCTGCTGACTCGAACGGGCCGGCCCATGACTCCCTCCGAAATCGCGGCCGATCTCCTCACCTCGGCCGCCGGAACCACCAAGCGGATCGCAAAGCTGGTGGACGCGGGGTTGGTCATCCGGACCGTGAATCCCCTGGACGGGCGCGGAGCATTGATCGATCCCACGCCCGCGGCGTCCGTACTGGTGCACCGGGTGCTGGCAGCCACGGCGCAGCACGAAGCGGAGATGATCGCCCATCTTCCGGAAGCTGTCCGCATCCAGCTTGCCGGGCATCTG
- the galT gene encoding galactose-1-phosphate uridylyltransferase encodes MTVHTSTRLSDGRELIYFDSSPETAQRRQSAPADTRGLPARPGNGTARYDALTGEWIAVAAHRQSRTHLPPADQCPLCPSSPSRASEIPAEDYEVVVFENRFPSFGPDLGQLPADPAWGTTAPAYGRCEVVAFDSAHEGSFGSLSPARARTVVDAWAQRTAALSAMDGIRQVFCFENRGEDIGVTLLHPHGQIYAYPFIPPRSAVMAQQAAAFYEASDRRQTLVGAALDAERTSGDRMILEGKHFSAFVPFAARWPLEVHLVPHRQVADLAELRDDERDDLTAVYLDLLARVDGLYSTPTPYIAAWQQAPLDARFRPASRLHLQLTSPRRAEDKLKFLAGSEAAMGAFINDTIPEQVAANLRAAVPAAPGKVLS; translated from the coding sequence ATGACAGTCCACACCAGCACTCGGCTCTCAGACGGCCGGGAGCTCATCTATTTCGATTCCTCCCCGGAAACCGCACAGCGCAGGCAGTCCGCTCCGGCAGACACCCGCGGCCTTCCGGCCCGGCCCGGAAACGGAACCGCCCGGTACGACGCCCTGACCGGCGAGTGGATCGCGGTGGCCGCACACCGGCAGTCGCGGACCCACCTGCCGCCCGCCGACCAGTGCCCGCTGTGCCCCTCGTCGCCGTCGCGCGCGTCGGAAATCCCGGCCGAGGACTACGAGGTGGTGGTCTTCGAGAACCGGTTCCCCTCCTTCGGCCCGGATTTGGGCCAGCTGCCGGCAGACCCGGCCTGGGGAACGACGGCGCCGGCGTACGGCCGCTGCGAAGTGGTGGCCTTCGATTCCGCGCATGAGGGGTCCTTCGGGTCCCTCTCCCCCGCCCGCGCCCGGACCGTAGTGGACGCCTGGGCGCAGCGCACCGCTGCACTGTCCGCGATGGACGGCATCCGCCAGGTGTTCTGTTTCGAAAACCGCGGCGAGGACATCGGCGTCACGCTGCTGCATCCGCACGGCCAGATTTACGCCTATCCGTTCATTCCGCCGCGCTCCGCGGTGATGGCGCAGCAGGCGGCCGCCTTTTACGAAGCGTCCGACCGCCGGCAGACCCTGGTGGGAGCGGCGCTGGACGCCGAACGCACCTCAGGAGACCGGATGATCCTCGAAGGCAAACATTTCAGCGCCTTTGTGCCCTTCGCCGCCCGCTGGCCGCTGGAAGTCCACCTCGTGCCGCACCGGCAGGTTGCGGACCTCGCTGAACTGCGGGACGACGAACGCGATGACCTGACCGCCGTTTATCTGGACCTGCTCGCCCGCGTCGACGGCCTCTACTCCACCCCCACCCCGTACATTGCCGCCTGGCAGCAGGCGCCGCTGGATGCGCGCTTCCGCCCGGCCAGCCGCCTGCACCTGCAGCTCACCTCCCCGCGCCGGGCCGAAGACAAGCTGAAATTCCTGGCCGGCTCCGAAGCCGCCATGGGCGCCTTCATCAACGACACCATCCCCGAGCAGGTGGCAGCGAACCTGCGTGCCGCCGTTCCCGCGGCCCCCGGAAAGGTGCTGTCATGA
- the galK gene encoding galactokinase, giving the protein MTLSATELSAAFTARFGREPAGIWAAPGRVNLIGEHTDYNDGFVLPFAINRSTAVAAAPRRDRTARVYSAFGEGSLVSADLNELSTGSVQGWAAYPLGVLWAFEDRGTGVPGLDLYVDSDVPVGAGLSSSAALECAVAVMANDLSDAGLTGPELAALGQRAENLMVGAPTGIMDQSASLLGEEGHAVFLDCRSREAELVPLDLAGSGLTLLVIDTRVSHEHASGGYASRRASCEQGAKEMGVAALRDLTVKDLAAAAGVLDEETFRRVRHVVTENARVLAAVDILRTDGPGKLGPLLNESHASMRDDFEISCPELDLAVETARRAGALGARMTGGGFGGSAIALVDSTAADAVTAAVSDAFAAAGYAAPAVFTVLPASGAGRVEG; this is encoded by the coding sequence ATGACCCTCTCGGCCACTGAGCTGTCCGCCGCCTTCACCGCCCGTTTCGGCAGGGAGCCGGCGGGGATCTGGGCCGCGCCCGGCCGCGTAAACCTGATCGGCGAGCACACCGACTATAACGACGGCTTTGTGCTGCCCTTCGCCATCAACCGCTCGACGGCGGTGGCTGCCGCGCCGCGGCGGGACCGGACCGCGCGGGTGTACTCGGCGTTCGGCGAGGGCAGCCTGGTCAGCGCCGACCTGAATGAGCTGAGCACCGGAAGCGTGCAGGGCTGGGCAGCGTATCCGCTGGGCGTCCTGTGGGCCTTCGAGGACCGCGGCACCGGGGTTCCCGGACTGGATTTGTACGTCGATTCCGATGTACCGGTGGGGGCCGGACTATCTTCGTCCGCCGCCCTGGAATGCGCCGTGGCTGTGATGGCCAACGACCTCTCCGATGCCGGACTGACCGGCCCCGAGCTTGCCGCGCTGGGCCAGCGCGCCGAGAACCTCATGGTGGGTGCCCCCACGGGAATCATGGACCAGTCCGCGTCCCTGCTGGGCGAAGAAGGCCACGCCGTGTTCCTCGACTGCCGAAGCCGGGAAGCCGAACTGGTGCCGCTGGATCTGGCCGGCAGCGGTCTGACGCTGCTGGTGATCGATACCCGGGTCAGCCATGAGCATGCCAGCGGCGGTTATGCCTCCCGGCGCGCCTCCTGCGAGCAGGGCGCCAAGGAGATGGGCGTGGCCGCACTGCGGGACCTCACCGTAAAGGACCTCGCGGCGGCCGCAGGCGTCCTGGACGAGGAAACCTTCAGGCGGGTCCGGCATGTGGTGACGGAGAACGCCCGGGTGCTGGCCGCCGTCGACATCCTGCGGACGGACGGGCCCGGCAAGCTGGGCCCGCTGCTCAACGAGAGCCACGCGTCGATGCGGGACGACTTCGAGATCTCCTGCCCGGAACTGGATCTGGCGGTGGAGACTGCCCGCCGGGCCGGGGCACTGGGGGCACGGATGACAGGCGGCGGTTTCGGCGGTTCCGCCATTGCACTGGTGGACAGCACAGCAGCTGACGCCGTGACGGCAGCCGTTTCAGACGCCTTTGCGGCGGCCGGTTATGCCGCTCCGGCCGTCTTCACGGTGCTTCCTGCGTCCGGTGCCGGGCGGGTGGAGGGCTAA
- a CDS encoding ABC transporter substrate-binding protein, which yields MGVFSISPALAAGEKKGFFADNDVHVTLEQVESSEQQFRDFDAGAYDVLQTSWDNVVNYRCNASNDLGRPLNVLADFALDLGMGLSVVTPPEIPSMEAVRGGEVAVDAADSGYAYVLYSLLEKAGLRRDIDYTVVSQGSVAERYRKMSDGYASATLLSDGLEALARELGMNQLADESALGTPYVGNVAAWNGDWYADNRDTAMRFRDAYEAALGWVLEPGNRDEAAELVATVRGLPPQDARVVFDAELGPWGLARDTHITDEAARAVIALRQQYDGFDEDPAVNPYGDLAPFFVNSGPNAS from the coding sequence ATGGGTGTCTTTTCAATCTCGCCGGCGTTGGCCGCGGGTGAGAAGAAGGGTTTCTTCGCAGACAACGACGTCCATGTGACGTTGGAGCAGGTGGAGTCCTCCGAGCAGCAGTTCCGGGACTTCGACGCCGGAGCCTATGACGTCCTGCAGACCTCCTGGGACAACGTGGTCAACTACCGGTGCAACGCTTCCAACGATTTGGGCCGTCCGCTCAACGTCCTGGCCGATTTTGCCCTGGACCTCGGGATGGGACTAAGCGTGGTCACTCCGCCCGAAATCCCCTCGATGGAGGCGGTCCGCGGCGGCGAGGTGGCGGTGGATGCGGCCGACAGCGGCTACGCCTACGTTCTCTATTCCCTCCTGGAAAAAGCGGGTCTGCGCCGGGACATCGACTACACGGTGGTCAGCCAGGGAAGTGTCGCCGAACGTTACCGGAAGATGAGTGACGGCTACGCCTCGGCCACCCTGCTGAGTGACGGCCTCGAGGCGCTGGCCCGCGAGCTGGGCATGAATCAGCTGGCCGATGAATCAGCGCTTGGTACGCCCTACGTCGGGAACGTGGCGGCCTGGAACGGGGACTGGTACGCCGACAACCGGGACACGGCCATGCGCTTCCGTGATGCCTACGAGGCTGCGCTCGGCTGGGTGCTGGAACCGGGCAACCGCGATGAGGCAGCTGAGCTGGTGGCCACGGTGCGCGGGCTGCCCCCGCAGGACGCCCGCGTGGTGTTCGACGCCGAACTCGGCCCGTGGGGTCTGGCCCGAGACACACATATCACCGACGAGGCCGCCCGGGCAGTGATCGCACTGCGGCAGCAGTATGACGGCTTCGACGAAGACCCGGCGGTAAACCCGTACGGCGATCTGGCTCCGTTCTTCGTCAACAGCGGCCCGAACGCCTCGTAG
- a CDS encoding DUF4440 domain-containing protein — protein MGVHGVIRTAELELLASSTRVDAARLRRLLHPEFLEIGRSGQRWTREDIIAALGAEDQRPTPETDEWEFSQLAPHLFLVTYRIRSGIPLDSGTPRSRHSSVWDTSTGQPRLRFHQGTPVLRGN, from the coding sequence ATGGGAGTGCACGGAGTTATCCGGACGGCGGAGCTGGAACTTCTCGCGTCGTCCACCCGGGTTGATGCGGCCCGCCTGCGCCGCCTGTTGCACCCGGAGTTCCTCGAGATTGGACGTTCGGGGCAGCGGTGGACACGCGAGGACATCATTGCGGCCCTCGGTGCCGAGGATCAGCGGCCCACGCCGGAGACAGATGAATGGGAATTCTCGCAGCTCGCGCCGCATCTGTTCCTCGTCACCTACCGGATCCGGTCCGGCATCCCGCTGGATTCAGGCACCCCGCGCAGCCGGCATTCCTCCGTCTGGGACACCTCGACAGGTCAGCCACGTCTCCGCTTCCATCAGGGAACCCCCGTCCTCCGCGGCAACTAA
- a CDS encoding nucleoside/nucleotide kinase family protein, protein METSPARHESMDPAELIQRARSLACSGTRRILGITGAPGSGKSTVARLLVDALGPDTAALVPMDGFHLANSLLKDLGRQQRKGAPDTFDDGGYAALLARLHGQSAEEPQIYAPDFRRELEESIGSALPVRATVPLVITEGNYLLLQEGHWPHARTLMDEVWYLEIDDVVRRKRLIRRHAEFGRTPDEARAWALGSDEANARLIIGHAHRADIRIRLDARPA, encoded by the coding sequence ATGGAGACTTCCCCTGCGCGCCATGAATCCATGGATCCCGCCGAGCTCATTCAGCGGGCACGTTCCCTCGCCTGCTCCGGCACCCGTCGCATCCTGGGCATCACCGGAGCACCCGGATCCGGAAAATCCACTGTTGCCCGGCTTCTGGTGGACGCGCTCGGTCCGGACACTGCCGCCCTGGTGCCGATGGACGGGTTCCATCTGGCGAACAGCTTGCTGAAGGACCTTGGACGGCAGCAACGGAAGGGAGCTCCGGACACGTTCGACGACGGCGGATACGCAGCGCTGCTGGCGCGGCTTCACGGCCAGTCGGCGGAGGAGCCTCAGATCTATGCACCCGATTTCCGGCGCGAACTGGAGGAATCGATCGGATCGGCCCTGCCCGTCCGGGCCACCGTCCCGCTGGTCATTACGGAAGGCAACTATCTGTTGCTGCAGGAGGGTCACTGGCCGCACGCCCGGACGCTGATGGATGAAGTTTGGTACCTCGAAATTGACGACGTCGTCCGCCGGAAACGGCTCATCCGGCGGCATGCGGAATTTGGCAGGACTCCGGACGAGGCCCGGGCCTGGGCCCTGGGCAGCGACGAAGCCAATGCCCGGCTGATCATCGGCCACGCTCACCGCGCCGATATCCGCATCCGGCTGGATGCCCGTCCGGCGTGA
- a CDS encoding thiamine pyrophosphate-binding protein has translation MFVAEVVGRTLAELGAGHCFGVVGSGNFIVTNALRQHGVPFTAARHEGGAATMADAYARVSGRVGLVSVHQGCGLTNAATGIGEAAKSRTPLIVLAAEAASSAVGSNFSMDQDGFARSVQAVPERIHSARTAVADTVRAYRRAVNDRRTVVLNLPLDLQAQEVPETAAAPVSVPFSVPVRPGRASVAALADLLEQAERPVFIAGRGGRGARNEVLALAEHAGALVATSAVAKGLFNGEKFNLGISGGFSSPMAADLITGADLIVGFGCALNMWTMRQGTLIGPETAVVQVDLEDAALGANRAVTLGVLGDSAETAAAVLTELVARGDAPRAGYRTDSVRQRMASIRWQDEELDDFSTDSRIDPRILTRRLDELLPRERIVAVDSGNFMGYPSQFLEVPDENGFCFTQAFQSIGLGLATAIGAAVARPDRLPVLGTGDGGFHMAVAELETAVRLELPLVCIVYNDAAYGAEVHHFGAENPQADMGTVVFPETDAAAIGRGFGADGLTVRTVQDLDAVSAWLASGPRRPLVIDAKIASDGGAWWLTEAFKGH, from the coding sequence ATGTTCGTAGCGGAGGTTGTCGGCAGGACCCTTGCCGAGCTGGGAGCCGGACACTGTTTCGGAGTGGTCGGTTCCGGCAACTTCATCGTGACCAATGCGCTGCGCCAACACGGAGTTCCGTTTACCGCAGCACGGCACGAGGGTGGGGCAGCCACCATGGCCGATGCCTACGCGCGGGTTTCCGGAAGGGTGGGGCTGGTGTCCGTGCACCAGGGCTGCGGCCTCACAAACGCGGCAACGGGCATCGGGGAAGCCGCCAAGTCCCGCACACCGCTCATTGTGCTGGCCGCGGAGGCTGCGTCCTCGGCGGTGGGTTCCAACTTCAGCATGGACCAGGACGGCTTTGCCCGATCGGTCCAGGCCGTTCCGGAACGGATCCATTCAGCACGCACGGCCGTCGCGGACACCGTGCGCGCCTATCGGCGAGCCGTCAACGACCGGCGCACGGTGGTCTTGAACCTTCCACTCGACCTACAGGCACAAGAGGTGCCGGAGACGGCGGCAGCGCCGGTCTCCGTCCCGTTCTCGGTTCCGGTCCGTCCCGGACGGGCGTCCGTGGCCGCGCTGGCGGATCTGCTGGAGCAGGCGGAACGGCCGGTTTTCATTGCCGGCCGCGGCGGCCGCGGAGCACGGAATGAAGTGTTGGCCCTGGCCGAGCACGCCGGCGCACTGGTGGCCACTTCCGCGGTGGCCAAGGGATTGTTCAACGGGGAGAAGTTCAACCTCGGAATTTCCGGCGGATTCTCCTCGCCGATGGCCGCCGATCTCATTACCGGAGCTGATCTGATTGTGGGCTTCGGGTGCGCGCTGAACATGTGGACCATGCGGCAGGGCACCCTGATTGGGCCGGAAACCGCCGTCGTGCAGGTGGACCTGGAGGACGCAGCGCTCGGTGCCAACCGGGCCGTGACGCTGGGCGTTCTGGGGGACTCCGCTGAAACCGCGGCAGCGGTGCTGACTGAGCTGGTTGCCCGCGGTGATGCACCGCGGGCCGGGTATCGAACGGACAGTGTGCGCCAGCGGATGGCGTCCATCCGGTGGCAGGACGAGGAACTGGACGATTTTTCCACCGACAGTCGAATCGATCCCCGCATCCTGACCCGCCGCCTCGATGAACTGCTGCCCCGGGAACGGATTGTCGCTGTGGACTCGGGCAACTTCATGGGGTACCCGAGCCAGTTCCTGGAGGTGCCCGACGAAAACGGATTCTGCTTCACCCAGGCCTTCCAGTCCATTGGGCTGGGGCTTGCGACGGCGATCGGAGCGGCGGTGGCGCGGCCGGACCGCCTGCCCGTGCTCGGCACCGGTGACGGAGGGTTCCATATGGCCGTGGCTGAGCTGGAAACCGCCGTACGGCTGGAACTGCCGCTGGTCTGCATTGTCTACAACGACGCCGCCTACGGAGCGGAGGTGCATCACTTTGGTGCCGAGAACCCGCAGGCGGACATGGGCACGGTCGTGTTCCCGGAGACCGACGCCGCTGCCATCGGCCGCGGCTTCGGTGCGGACGGGCTTACCGTCCGCACGGTTCAGGACCTCGACGCCGTGAGCGCCTGGCTGGCGTCCGGCCCGCGCAGACCGCTCGTCATTGACGCGAAAATCGCGTCCGACGGCGGCGCCTGGTGGCTCACCGAAGCGTTCAAGGGACATTGA